GCGCTGCACGGCGGCATGAGCCAGGAGCAGCGCGACCGCGTCATCAAGCAGTTCAAGTCGCAGGCGGCGGACCTGCTCATCGCCACCGACGTCGCGGCGCGAGGCCTGGACATCCCCCGGCTGACGCACGTGGTGAACTTCGACGTGCCCAACGCGCCGGAGGCCTACGTGCACCGCATCGGCCGCACCGGCCGCGCGGGCCGCGAGGGCGTGGCCATCACCCTGCTGGAGCCCCGCGAGCACCGGCTGCTGCGCAACATCGAGCGGCTCACCGGCCAGCGCATCGAGGTCACCGCGGTCCCCACCGTGTCCGACCTGCGCGCGCGCCGGCTGGAGATGATCCGCTCGTCGCTGCGCGAGACGCTGGTGGCCGGCGAGCTGGACGGGTTCCGCGGCATCGCGGAGGACCTGTCCAGCGAGTTCAGCGTCATGGACGTGGCCGCCGCCGCCATCAAGCTCCTCCAGGAGAAGGAGGACGAGGGCAAGGAGTCCTCCGAGCAGGACATCCCCCAGATGTCGGCGCCGGTGGAGCGGAAGGGCCCGCGCCCGGAGCGCTCCGGGCCTCCGGGCCGGTTCGCGGACCGCGGCGGCGAGCGCCCGTCGCGAGGCCCCCGCACCGCCGAGCGTGGCGAGCGCGGCGAACGGTCCGAGCGGGCCCCCGCGCGGCCCCAGCGCGCGCCGGAGTGGAACGTCACGCGCCTGTTCATCGGCGCGGGCCGCTCCGCGGGCATGCGGCCGGCGGACCTCGTGGGCGCCATCGCCGGCGAGGCGGGGCTCGAGTCCTCGCGCATCGGCGCCATCCACATCGCGGACATGTACTCCATCGTGGAGGTGCCGGAGCCGGACGCGGCGCGGATCATCTCCGCGCTGAAGGGCTCCACGCTGCGCGGCCGCAAGGTGACCGTGCGCCGCGACACCCGCGACTGAAGCGCGGCTTCAGGGCGCGTCGGGATCCATGTCCGGCGCGCGCCCCAGCAG
The sequence above is drawn from the Corallococcus macrosporus genome and encodes:
- a CDS encoding DEAD/DEAH box helicase, whose product is MKAPPPPAAPETPTFDALGLKPELVEALTSLGYEEPTPIQAAALPPLLAEKDLLGIAATGTGKTAAFSLPLLQHLKPGAAAPHSTSALVLVPTRELAMQVSEAIHRYGQKLGVSVLPLYGGQEIGRQLRVLKRGVDVIVATPGRALDHLRRKTLKLDQVRTVVLDEADEMLDMGFADDLEAILSETPEERQTALFSATLPPRIASIAERHLHEPVRVRIAKEKLEAGEMPRVRQTAYIVPRAFKIATLGRVLDLESPTAAIVFCRTRTEVDELTTSLNGRGWRAHALHGGMSQEQRDRVIKQFKSQAADLLIATDVAARGLDIPRLTHVVNFDVPNAPEAYVHRIGRTGRAGREGVAITLLEPREHRLLRNIERLTGQRIEVTAVPTVSDLRARRLEMIRSSLRETLVAGELDGFRGIAEDLSSEFSVMDVAAAAIKLLQEKEDEGKESSEQDIPQMSAPVERKGPRPERSGPPGRFADRGGERPSRGPRTAERGERGERSERAPARPQRAPEWNVTRLFIGAGRSAGMRPADLVGAIAGEAGLESSRIGAIHIADMYSIVEVPEPDAARIISALKGSTLRGRKVTVRRDTRD